One genomic window of Cinclus cinclus chromosome 6, bCinCin1.1, whole genome shotgun sequence includes the following:
- the LOC134045010 gene encoding acyl-coenzyme A thioesterase 1-like isoform X1: MAPSIRLSPAARSLFDEPLAIAVQGLGPRQQVTLRTSLRDETGELFQASARYQAGDDGELDLARCPALPGGSFSGLEPMGLLWALQPQKPFWRLVKRDVQSPFLLQLEVFEGHGERPGQLLAQAQHERAFLRDGVRRVPVREGRIRATLFLPPGSGPFPGIIDLYGTGGGLPEYRACLLANHGFAVLALAFYSYEDLPKGMKEFHLEYFEEAVNYMLQHAQVKGPGIGLLGHSKGGDLCVSMASFLKGITATALINGSVANVGAVLHYKDITIPPLGTNTKRIKIGKSGIVDIIDVLNNPLEGPDQQSFIPLEKAECCFLFIVGQDDHNWKSEFFAVEGSKRLQAHGKEKPEIVCYPGAGHYIEPPFFPMCAASMHLLFGKPVMWGGEPKAHCEAQIDAWQQIQAFFRKHLTGKPSSKL, translated from the exons ATGGCCCCCTCCATCCGCCTGTCGCCCGCCGCCCGCAGCCTCTTCGATGAGCCGCTGGCCATCGCCGTGCAGGGCCTCGGCCCGCGGCAGCAGGTCACGCTGCGAACGTCCTTGCGGGACGAGACCGGAGAGCTCTTCCAGGCCAGTGCCCGCTACCAGGCGGGCGACGACGGGGAGCTGGACCTCGCCCGCTGTCCTGCGCTGCCGGGAGGCAGCTTCTCCGGCCTGGAGCCcatggggctgctctgggctttgcAGCCCCAGAAGCCTTTCTGGCGGCTGGTAAAGCGGGACGTGCAGAgccccttcctcctgcagctggaggtgTTCGAGGGCCACGGGGAGCGCCCCGGGCAGCTCCTGGCCCAGGCGCAGCACGAGCGGGCGTTCCTGCGGGACGGGGTGCGGAGAGTCCCGGTGCGAGAAGGGAGGATCCGGGCGACGCTTTTCCTGCCCCCCG GAAGTGGCCCCTTTCCGGGAATTATTGACTTGTATGGAACTGGAGGAGGACTCCCTGAATACAGGGCATGCCTGCTGGCCAACCACGGCTttgctgtgctggctctggctTTCTACAGCTATGAAGATCTCCCCAAAGGGATGAAGGAATTCCACCTAGAATATTTTGAAGAAGCTGTAAACTATATGTTACAACACGCCCAG GTTAAAGGTCCAGGAATTGGTTTGCTTGGACACTCGAAGGGGGGTGACCTGTGTGTCTCCATGGCCTCCTTCCTAAAGGGCATCACAGCCACTGCCCTCATCAACGGCTCGGTGGCAAATGTGGGTGCAGTGCTCCACTATAAGGACATCACCATTCCACCCCTTGGTACCAATACAAAACGCATCAAGATTGGCAAATCCGGGATTGTTGATATTATTGATGTACTGAACAACCCACTAGAAGGGCCTGACCAGCAAAGCTTTATCCCTTTGGAGAAGGCTGAGTGTTGCTTCTTGTTCATTGTTGGCCAGGATGATCACAACTGGAAAAGTGAATTCTTTGCAGTTGAGGGGAGCAAACGTTTGCAGGCTCATGGGAAAGAAAAGCCTGAGATAGTCTGTTATCCTGGAGCAGGACACTACATTGAACCTCCCTTTTTCCCGATGTGTGCAGCCTCAATGCACCTGCTATTTGGCAAGCCTGTGATGTGGGGAGGGGAGCCCAAGGCACACTGTGAGGCACAGATAGATGCTTGGCAGCAGATCCAAGCTTTCTTTCGTAAACACCTCACAGGCAAGCCATCCAGTAAGCTGTGA
- the LOC134045547 gene encoding acyl-coenzyme A thioesterase 5-like, protein MWQVSARSLCRTSSRTWQSRLSWPGPAPAASRSPGTAPAQGLCSMAPSIRLSPAARSLFDEPLAIAVQGLGPRQQVTLRTSLRDETGELFQASARYQAGDDGELDLARCPALPGGSFSGLEPMGLLWALQPQKPFWRLVKRDVQSPFLLQLEVFEGHGERPGQLLAQAQHERAFLRDGVRRVPVREGRIRATLFLPPGEDTFPGIIDIDGLGGGLFEPRASLLANHGFATLALAYYQFEDLPQEPKELHLEYFEEAVNYMLQHPQVKGPGVGLLGFSKGGEVSLAMAAFLKNIVAVASLNAPVAATCIPFSYKDKIIPTLTLHEHKAKATNSKFLDYSDVLDDPFQTPGNQSLIPLEKAESQFLFLVGQDDRVVKSEYYATEVCKVLQAQGKGNFQILSYPGTGHCIDPPFFPLYCIGSHPVFHKRAVLGGELWAYSKAQVHAWSQIQAFFTNHLIVN, encoded by the exons ATGTGGCAGGTCAGTGCCCGCTCCCTGTGCCGGACCAGCTCCCGCACCTGGCAGAGCCGGCTGTCCtggcccggccccgcgcccgcaGCCTCACGGagccccgggacagccccggcCCAGGGACTCTGCTCCATGGCCCCCTCCATCCGCCTGTCGCCCGCCGCCCGCAGCCTCTTCGATGAGCCGCTGGCCATCGCCGTGCAGGGCCTCGGCCCGCGGCAGCAGGTCACGCTGCGAACGTCCTTGCGGGACGAGACCGGAGAGCTCTTCCAGGCCAGTGCCCGCTACCAGGCGGGCGACGACGGGGAGCTGGACCTCGCCCGCTGTCCTGCGCTGCCGGGAGGCAGCTTCTCCGGCCTGGAGCCcatggggctgctctgggctttgcAGCCCCAGAAGCCTTTCTGGCGGCTGGTAAAGCGGGACGTGCAGAGCCCCTTCCTCCTGCAACTGGAGGTGTTCGAGGGCCACGGGGAGCGCCCCGGGCAGCTCCTGGCCCAGGCGCAGCACGAGCGGGCGTTCCTGCGGGACGGGGTGCGGAGAGTCCCGGTGCGAGAAGGGAGGATCCGGGCGACGCTTTTCCTGCCCCCCG GAGAAGACACCTTTCCAGGGATCATTGATATAGATGGACTTGGAGGAGGTCTTTTTGAGCCCAGAGCAAGCCTGTTGGCCAATCACGGCTTTGCCACACTGGCTCTGGCTTATTATCAGTTTGAGGATCTGCCCCAGGAACCAAAGGAACTCCACCTGGAATATTTTGAAGAGGCAGTGAACTATAtgctgcagcacccacag GTGAAGGGTCCAGGGGTTGGCCTTCTTGGTTTCTCCAAAGGGGGTGAAGTGTCCCTTGCCATGGCTGCCTTCCTGAAGAACATCGTGGCTGTTGCTTCCCTCAATGCCCCTGTTGCTGCTACATGTATTCCTTTCTCTTACAAGGATAAAATCATCCCCACATTGACCTTACATGAACACAAAGCCAAGGCCACCAATTCCAAATTTCTTGATTATTCTGATGTCCTTGATGATCCCTTTCAAACCCCTGGCAACCAAAGCCTGATCCCACTAGAGAAAGCTGAGTCTCAGTTCCTATTCCTTGTGGGACAAGACGACCGTGTTGTCAAAAGTGAGTATTATGCTACTGAAGTCTGCAAAGTTCTGCAGGCTCAAGGGAAGGGAAATTTTCAGATTCTCTCCTACCCTGGAACAGGGCACTGCATAGaccctccctttttccctttgtaCTGCATTGGAAGCCACCCCGTTTTTCACAAGCGGGCTGTCCTGggtggggagctctgggcttaTTCTAAAGCCCAGGTTCACGCTTGGTCACAGATCCAGGCTTTTTTCACAAACCATTTAATTGTTAACTAA
- the LOC134045010 gene encoding acyl-coenzyme A thioesterase 1-like isoform X2, with amino-acid sequence MAPSIRLSPAARSLFDEPLAIAVQGLGPRQQVTLRTSLRDETGELFQASARYQAGDDGELDLARCPALPGGSFSGLEPMGLLWALQPQKPFWRLVKRDVQSPFLLQLEVFEGHGERPGQLLAQAQHERAFLRDGVRRVPVREGRIRATLFLPPGDGPFPGIIDLYGTGGGLPEYRACLLANHGFAVLALAFYSYEDLPKGMKEFHLEYFEEAVNYMLQHAQVKGPGIGLLGHSKGGDLCVSMASFLKGITATALINGSVANVGAVLHYKDITIPPLGTNTKRIKIGKSGIVDIIDVLNNPLEGPDQQSFIPLEKAECCFLFIVGQDDHNWKSEFFAVEGSKRLQAHGKEKPEIVCYPGAGHYIEPPFFPMCAASMHLLFGKPVMWGGEPKAHCEAQIDAWQQIQAFFRKHLTGKPSSKL; translated from the exons ATGGCCCCCTCCATCCGCCTGTCGCCCGCCGCCCGCAGCCTCTTCGATGAGCCGCTGGCCATCGCCGTGCAGGGCCTCGGCCCGCGGCAGCAGGTCACGCTGCGAACGTCCTTGCGGGACGAGACCGGAGAGCTCTTCCAGGCCAGTGCCCGCTACCAGGCGGGCGACGACGGGGAGCTGGACCTCGCCCGCTGTCCTGCGCTGCCGGGAGGCAGCTTCTCCGGCCTGGAGCCcatggggctgctctgggctttgcAGCCCCAGAAGCCTTTCTGGCGGCTGGTAAAGCGGGACGTGCAGAgccccttcctcctgcagctggaggtgTTCGAGGGCCACGGGGAGCGCCCCGGGCAGCTCCTGGCCCAGGCGCAGCACGAGCGGGCGTTCCTGCGGGACGGGGTGCGGAGAGTCCCGGTGCGAGAAGGGAGGATCCGGGCGACGCTTTTCCTGCCCCCCGGTGA TGGCCCCTTTCCGGGAATTATTGACTTGTATGGAACTGGAGGAGGACTCCCTGAATACAGGGCATGCCTGCTGGCCAACCACGGCTttgctgtgctggctctggctTTCTACAGCTATGAAGATCTCCCCAAAGGGATGAAGGAATTCCACCTAGAATATTTTGAAGAAGCTGTAAACTATATGTTACAACACGCCCAG GTTAAAGGTCCAGGAATTGGTTTGCTTGGACACTCGAAGGGGGGTGACCTGTGTGTCTCCATGGCCTCCTTCCTAAAGGGCATCACAGCCACTGCCCTCATCAACGGCTCGGTGGCAAATGTGGGTGCAGTGCTCCACTATAAGGACATCACCATTCCACCCCTTGGTACCAATACAAAACGCATCAAGATTGGCAAATCCGGGATTGTTGATATTATTGATGTACTGAACAACCCACTAGAAGGGCCTGACCAGCAAAGCTTTATCCCTTTGGAGAAGGCTGAGTGTTGCTTCTTGTTCATTGTTGGCCAGGATGATCACAACTGGAAAAGTGAATTCTTTGCAGTTGAGGGGAGCAAACGTTTGCAGGCTCATGGGAAAGAAAAGCCTGAGATAGTCTGTTATCCTGGAGCAGGACACTACATTGAACCTCCCTTTTTCCCGATGTGTGCAGCCTCAATGCACCTGCTATTTGGCAAGCCTGTGATGTGGGGAGGGGAGCCCAAGGCACACTGTGAGGCACAGATAGATGCTTGGCAGCAGATCCAAGCTTTCTTTCGTAAACACCTCACAGGCAAGCCATCCAGTAAGCTGTGA